The following proteins come from a genomic window of Musa acuminata AAA Group cultivar baxijiao chromosome BXJ1-7, Cavendish_Baxijiao_AAA, whole genome shotgun sequence:
- the LOC135678334 gene encoding uncharacterized protein LOC135678334, producing the protein MGSANHSPGSDDAAMATADEMFSKRGCCCFFVPWPNKAWERIMPPASERTDGACPAASRRWWCRGWKAILKVREWSELVAGPRWKTFIRRFRRRPRNGGGGKPGGRFGYDPMSYARNFDEGQGSDSDGDTVRRGFSARYATPPALAKSSMDLGGLNDAPLLVGYAH; encoded by the coding sequence ATGGGCTCGGCCAACCATTCGCCGGGTTCAGACGATGCAGCGATGGCCACGGCGGACGAGATGTTCTCCAAGCgcggctgctgctgcttctttgtGCCCTGGCCTAACAAGGCCTGGGAGAGGATAATGCCCCCGGCGTCGGAGCGGACCGACGGGGCCTGCCCCGCGGCGAGCCGGCGGTGGTGGTGCAGAGGATGGAAGGCTATCCTCAAGGTGCGGGAGTGGTCCGAGCTCGTGGCCGGCCCCCGGTGGAAGACCTTCATCCGCCGGTTCCGCCGCCGGCCCCGGAACGGCGGCGGAGGCAAGCCCGGCGGCAGGTTCGGGTACGACCCCATGAGCTACGCCCGCAACTTCGACGAGGGGCAGGGCAGCGACTCGGACGGCGACACCGTCCGGCGGGGTTTCTCCGCCAGGTACGCCACCCCGCCCGCGTTGGCCAAGTCGTCGATGGACTTGGGGGGCCTCAACGACGCGCCGCTCCTCGTCGGCTACGCCcactga